In Malus sylvestris chromosome 15, drMalSylv7.2, whole genome shotgun sequence, a single genomic region encodes these proteins:
- the LOC126602590 gene encoding uncharacterized protein LOC126602590 → MAKQELEKEEKNNGTRERPNKKEIIITVYVETPSPSDSSHQKTDDHVKKIKPKPSSQNPHQTAKTRIHDRRAGLLAYSQELRTTGDSQKVQWHKPRVGNKRFTTPIRLRRTQTRWRYQRLVPEVDVYCNPKSITGRNNKSAESETSSNFLRKLRCVLRGISGWSCNKGSKVAERNYHAV, encoded by the exons ATGGCAAAACAAGAGTTGGAGAAAGAGGAGAAGAACAATGGCACAAGAGAGAGGCCTAACAAGAAGGAAATCATCATCACTGTCTATGTTGAAACACCATCACCGTCTGATTCGTCCCATCAGAAAACTGATGATCATGTTAAGAAGATCAAGCCCAAGCCTAGCTCCCAAAACCCTCATCAGACTGCGAAAACACGAATCCATGATCGCCGAGCTGGACTCCTTGCTTATTCTCAAGAGCTAAGAACAACTGGTGATTCCCAGAAAGTGCAATGGCATAAGCCTAGG GTGGGAAACAAAAGGTTCACAACTCCAATAAGACTCAGAAGAACACAGACCAGATGGAGATACCAGCGCTTAGTACCAGAAGTAGACGTATATTGCAATCCCAAATCCATCACAGGCAGGAACAACAAGTCCGCCGAATCAGAAACAAGTTCTAACTTTCTG AGGAAGCTAAGGTGTGTGCTGAGGGGTATATCTGGCTGGAGCTGCAACAAGGGATCCAAAGTTGCTGAGAGAAATTATCATGCTGTTTGA
- the LOC126602589 gene encoding uncharacterized protein LOC126602589, whose amino-acid sequence MAKVNKLRRKHDSRAVKKIQHPLKVLKDVHSKKKPHKAVEKKDWENVTCSVCMEFPHNAVLLLCSSYNKGCRPYMCATGHRYSNCLEQYKKAYTKACSIQNSQPWNGLMDSLGFSSSEGEPKEKTDVPELLCPLCRGQVKGWTVVEPARQYFDAKKRTCLQENCSFAGTYKQLRKHVKAKHPLARPREVDPLLQEKWKKLEYERERSDVISTIVSSTPGAVIMGDYVLEPNPDGIYSDSDSELDDDSDSDDFGFGSFDIGGLFSRRTILDENGFLRAPASRSAFAPRRGSVRGRGVLRRLVGLRGGAVQRRIREPGRFL is encoded by the coding sequence ATGGCCAAAGTTAACAAGTTGCGACGTAAACATGACTCCCGAGCTGTAAAGAAGATCCAGCATCCATTAAAGGTTCTTAAAGATGTACATTCAAAAAAGAAACCTCACAAAGCAGTGGAGAAGAAAGATTGGGAAAATGTGACATGTTCGGTCTGCATGGAGTTCCCTCACAATGCTGTTCTCCTCCTTTGTTCCTCTTATAATAAGGGCTGTCGCCCATATATGTGTGCCACTGGCCATCGCTATTCAAACTGTCTCGAACAATATAAGAAAGCGTACACAAAAGCATGTTCAATTCAAAATTCTCAACCATGGAATGGACTGATGGATAGTTTAGGTTTCAGTTCAAGTGAAGGGGAGCCCAAGGAGAAGACAGATGTACCAGAGCTTTTATGCCCGCTATGTCGGGGGCAAGTGAAGGGTTGGACAGTGGTGGAACCAGCACGACAATATTTTGATGCCAAGAAGAGAACATGCTTGCAGGAAAATTGCTCATTTGCTGGAACTTATAAACAGCTCAGAAAACATGTTAAGGCAAAGCACCCATTGGCAAGACCCCGAGAAGTGGATCCTTTACTTCAAGAAAAATGGAAGAAGCTTGAGTATGAGAGAGAGCGAAGTGATGTTATCAGCACAATAGTGTCATCTACTCCGGGGGCAGTGATCATGGGGGATTATGTGCTGGAGCCAAACCCTGATGGCATTTACAGTGATTCTGATTCGGAGCTAGATGATGACAGCGACTCAGATGATTTTGGATTTGGTTCATTTGATATTGGTGGTCTCTTCTCACGGCGCacgattttggatgaaaatggtTTTTTGCGTGCTCCGGCTTCTCGTTCTGCCTTTGCACCTCGACGTGGTTCTGTTCGAGGCAGGGGAGTGTTGCGAAGGCTTGTCGGGCTTAGAGGTGGGGCCGTGCAGCGTAGAATTAGAGAACCTGGACGATTCTTATGA
- the LOC126602587 gene encoding mitogen-activated protein kinase kinase kinase 1-like isoform X1, protein MHHIPRLFSHSKGTKAMDPKKNRRKPRLERRNAVKHIDYDAASTSSSLDDSSSSASLYTRSFDLDRTSFRVEGNEGDMERIYKTLGLGPDDFSISEEDWVARKIRSSSDRLPISRFYGLDSPDSPKPDVLREEMAELSDRVRAVTVAATELTRADSAVPSGFYNVAAANSVSAGVCVGIKGVRPPVLKPPPSMRVPVIDDGCSTWDILRDFAPEGAGNPVGKRIDSSSAASSSDEKEEEEEEEEEEEEEEEGEVGEEGAVEIEIRYTVPVSEGCSFTTSNDDDSSSTTTVSPNERISPNGRLKLIITRWEKGDLLGSGSFGSVYEAISDGGCFIAVKEVSLLDKGNQGKQRVYQLEQEIALLSQFEHHNIVQYYGTQKDESNLYIFLELVAKGSLQKLYQTYHLTDSHVSEYTRQILHGLKYLHDRKVVHRDVKCANILVHANGSVKLADFGLAKTIQNMNDIKSCQGTAFWMAPEVVNRKSQGYGLPADIWSLGCTVLEMLTGRVPYSNLEWMQALFKIGKGEPPQVPDSLSKDAQDFIHQCLQVDPKKRPTAAQLLIHPFLKRPLPTSSGSASPYHHRGPS, encoded by the exons ATGCATCACATACCTCGATTATTCTCTCATAGCAAGGGAACGAAAGCTATGGATCCGAAGAAGAACCGCCGGAAGCCGAGGCTCGAGCGCCGCAATGCGGTGAAGCACATTGACTACGACGCTGCCTCGACGTCGTCCTCACTCGATGACTCGTCGTCGTCGGCGTCGCTCTACACGCGCTCGTTCGACCTGGACCGGACGAGCTTCCGGGTCGAGGGCAACGAGGGCGATATGGAGCGGATATACAAGACCTTGGGCCTCGGACCCGACGACTTCTCGATATCGGAGGAGGACTGGGTGGCCAGGAAGATCCGCTCGTCTTCGGACCGTCTTCCCATCTCCAGATTTTACGGGTTGGATAGTCCGGATAGTCCGAAACCCGACGTATTGAGGGAAGAAATGGCTGAGTTGTCCGATAGAGTTAGGGCTGTTACTGTTGCTGCAACTGAGTTGACTCGGGCTGACTCGGCCGTTCCAAGCGGGTTTTATAATGTTGCAGCTGCTAATTCTGTTTCAGCTGGGGTTTGTGTTGGGATCAAGGGTGTGCGGCCGCCGGTGCTCAAGCCGCCGCCGTCGATGAGGGTTCCGGTGATCGACGACGGATGCTCGACTTGGGACATTCTGAGGGATTTCGCTCCAGAAGGCGCAGGAAACCCTGTGGGAAAGAGGATTGATTCTTCTTCTGCAGCTTCCTCTTCtgatgaaaaagaagaagaagaagaagaagaagaagaagaagaagaagaagaagaaggagaggttGGAGAGGAGGGTGCTGTGGAGATTGAGATTAGATATACTGTGCCGGTCTCTGAAGGGTGTTCATTTACGACGTCGAATGATGATGATTCTTCCAGCACCACCACTGTTTCTCCGAATGAGAGAATTTCGCCGAACGGGAGGCTGAAGCTTATTATCACTCGCTGGGAGAAGGGTGACCTTCTTGGCAGTGGGTCTTTCGGGTCGGTGTATGAAGCAATTTCTGA TGGCGGATGCTTCATTGCTGTCAAGGAAGTTTCATTGCTTGACAAAGGAAATCAGGGAAAGCAAAGAGTTTATCAACTTGAACAG gaGATTGCTCTTTTGAGTCAGTTTGAACATCATAACATAGTTCAATATTATGGCACCCAAAAG GATGAATCAAACCTTTATATCTTTCTGGAGCTTGTAGCTAAAGGTTCCCTTCAAAAACTCTATCAGACATATCATCTTACAGATTCTCATGTATCTGAATACACAAGACAGATCCTGCATGGACTGAAGTATCTTCATGACCGAAAAGTGGTTCACAG GGACGTTAAATGTGCAAACATTTTGGTGCATGCAAATGGATCTGTGAAGCTTGCAGATTTTGGATTGGCAAAA ACTATCCAAAATATGAATGACATTAAATCTTGCCAGGGGACTGCATTCTGGATGGCCCCAGAG GTTGTTAACCGAAAGAGCCAAGGTTATGGGCTTCCAGCTGATATATGGAGCCTTGGATGCACTGTGTTGGAGATGTTAACTGGGCGGGTTCCATACTCTAATCTTGAATGG ATGCAAGCGTTATTTAAGATTGGTAAGGGGGAGCCCCCTCAGGTTCCTGATTCTCTTTCCAAGGATGCACAAGATTTCATCCATCAATGCCTACAAGTTGATCCAAAAAAACGTCCCACTGCTGCTCAGCTCTTAATTCATCCATTTCTTAAGAGACCTCTTCCCACGTCTTCTGGATCAGCATCTCCTTATCATCACCGGGGGCCCAGCTGA
- the LOC126602587 gene encoding mitogen-activated protein kinase kinase kinase 1-like isoform X2 yields the protein MHHIPRLFSHSKGTKAMDPKKNRRKPRLERRNAVKHIDYDAASTSSSLDDSSSSASLYTRSFDLDRTSFRVEGNEGDMERIYKTLGLGPDDFSISEEDWVARKIRSSSDRLPISRFYGLDSPDSPKPDVLREEMAELSDRVRAVTVAATELTRADSAVPSGFYNVAAANSVSAGVCVGIKGVRPPVLKPPPSMRVPVIDDGCSTWDILRDFAPEGAGNPVGKRIDSSSAASSSDEKEEEEEEEEEEEEEEEGEVGEEGAVEIEIRYTVPVSEGCSFTTSNDDDSSSTTTVSPNERISPNGRLKLIITRWEKGDLLGSGSFGSVYEAISDGGCFIAVKEVSLLDKGNQGKQRVYQLEQEIALLSQFEHHNIVQYYGTQKDESNLYIFLELVAKGSLQKLYQTYHLTDSHVSEYTRQILHGLKYLHDRKVVHRDVKCANILVHANGSVKLADFGLAKTIQNMNDIKSCQGTAFWMAPEVVNRKSQGYGLPADIWSLGCTVLEMLTGRVPYSNLEWVCANFIISCTLYDASVI from the exons ATGCATCACATACCTCGATTATTCTCTCATAGCAAGGGAACGAAAGCTATGGATCCGAAGAAGAACCGCCGGAAGCCGAGGCTCGAGCGCCGCAATGCGGTGAAGCACATTGACTACGACGCTGCCTCGACGTCGTCCTCACTCGATGACTCGTCGTCGTCGGCGTCGCTCTACACGCGCTCGTTCGACCTGGACCGGACGAGCTTCCGGGTCGAGGGCAACGAGGGCGATATGGAGCGGATATACAAGACCTTGGGCCTCGGACCCGACGACTTCTCGATATCGGAGGAGGACTGGGTGGCCAGGAAGATCCGCTCGTCTTCGGACCGTCTTCCCATCTCCAGATTTTACGGGTTGGATAGTCCGGATAGTCCGAAACCCGACGTATTGAGGGAAGAAATGGCTGAGTTGTCCGATAGAGTTAGGGCTGTTACTGTTGCTGCAACTGAGTTGACTCGGGCTGACTCGGCCGTTCCAAGCGGGTTTTATAATGTTGCAGCTGCTAATTCTGTTTCAGCTGGGGTTTGTGTTGGGATCAAGGGTGTGCGGCCGCCGGTGCTCAAGCCGCCGCCGTCGATGAGGGTTCCGGTGATCGACGACGGATGCTCGACTTGGGACATTCTGAGGGATTTCGCTCCAGAAGGCGCAGGAAACCCTGTGGGAAAGAGGATTGATTCTTCTTCTGCAGCTTCCTCTTCtgatgaaaaagaagaagaagaagaagaagaagaagaagaagaagaagaagaagaaggagaggttGGAGAGGAGGGTGCTGTGGAGATTGAGATTAGATATACTGTGCCGGTCTCTGAAGGGTGTTCATTTACGACGTCGAATGATGATGATTCTTCCAGCACCACCACTGTTTCTCCGAATGAGAGAATTTCGCCGAACGGGAGGCTGAAGCTTATTATCACTCGCTGGGAGAAGGGTGACCTTCTTGGCAGTGGGTCTTTCGGGTCGGTGTATGAAGCAATTTCTGA TGGCGGATGCTTCATTGCTGTCAAGGAAGTTTCATTGCTTGACAAAGGAAATCAGGGAAAGCAAAGAGTTTATCAACTTGAACAG gaGATTGCTCTTTTGAGTCAGTTTGAACATCATAACATAGTTCAATATTATGGCACCCAAAAG GATGAATCAAACCTTTATATCTTTCTGGAGCTTGTAGCTAAAGGTTCCCTTCAAAAACTCTATCAGACATATCATCTTACAGATTCTCATGTATCTGAATACACAAGACAGATCCTGCATGGACTGAAGTATCTTCATGACCGAAAAGTGGTTCACAG GGACGTTAAATGTGCAAACATTTTGGTGCATGCAAATGGATCTGTGAAGCTTGCAGATTTTGGATTGGCAAAA ACTATCCAAAATATGAATGACATTAAATCTTGCCAGGGGACTGCATTCTGGATGGCCCCAGAG GTTGTTAACCGAAAGAGCCAAGGTTATGGGCTTCCAGCTGATATATGGAGCCTTGGATGCACTGTGTTGGAGATGTTAACTGGGCGGGTTCCATACTCTAATCTTGAATGGGTTTGTGCCAATTTCATTATAAGTTGTACTCTTTATG ATGCAAGCGTTATTTAA